A section of the Flaviflexus equikiangi genome encodes:
- a CDS encoding cadmium-containing carbonic anhydrase: MEQFAKLAIGSIAPDPDHPALGPLAQANADGTLYTLTDQDLPGRCIDGRRPTTPYAQIVPCAPGGSLSLLVGLAATRGATDPMWGASELTTKLTWHGTEGAIHVGPDDRSSGCGALDWVSSIIDLANDHEALVREVAEALDMPMATGYPLASLAGEKLDSAGIYRMFDDQPHTTVTPLRGFHSEIAIVINHEKGTTIDQNTLDRLGHIDVFDVDAWSLEVGADWLADNYGVDRNRAASAMSAFTIAALAFLAQPSMTVMHHN; the protein is encoded by the coding sequence ATGGAGCAATTCGCCAAGCTAGCCATCGGATCCATTGCCCCCGACCCGGATCATCCGGCGCTGGGGCCTCTCGCCCAGGCGAACGCCGACGGGACGCTCTACACGCTGACCGATCAGGATCTGCCCGGGCGGTGCATCGACGGTCGGCGCCCCACGACGCCGTACGCCCAGATCGTGCCGTGTGCGCCCGGGGGTAGTTTGAGCCTCCTTGTCGGGCTGGCGGCTACGCGTGGTGCGACTGATCCGATGTGGGGGGCGTCTGAGCTGACGACGAAACTCACGTGGCATGGCACCGAGGGTGCCATCCATGTCGGGCCGGATGACAGGTCGAGCGGCTGTGGAGCGCTTGACTGGGTCTCCTCCATCATCGACTTGGCGAATGATCATGAGGCTCTCGTGCGGGAGGTTGCGGAGGCTCTCGATATGCCGATGGCGACCGGTTATCCTCTTGCATCGCTCGCCGGGGAGAAGCTCGACTCGGCTGGCATCTACCGCATGTTCGATGACCAGCCCCATACGACAGTCACGCCGCTGCGCGGGTTCCATTCCGAGATCGCGATCGTCATCAACCATGAGAAGGGGACGACGATCGACCAGAACACCCTCGACCGTCTCGGCCATATCGACGTGTTCGACGTCGATGCGTGGTCACTCGAGGTCGGTGCGGACTGGTTGGCCGACAATTACGGGGTTGACCGGAATCGGGCAGCGTCCGCCATGTCGGCTTTCACGATCGCGGCTCTCGCATTCCTTGCCCAGCCATCCATGACCGTCATGCATCACAACTAG
- a CDS encoding peptidoglycan D,D-transpeptidase FtsI family protein, translated as MNQPIRRIATLTCLMFLALLVSVTMIQFVRAPELNADARNSRTIYEEYGRERGPIIVADQPVVTSEPVDNLYNFLRTYQQGELYAHSTGYFSVAFNSITGVERYENSVLGGSSQSLALQRLKDLITGNAQRGGGVELTLDPDVQQAAVDALNGQRGSIVVLEPDTGRILAMVSIPSYDPNLLATHDAEAARANYDALVADETQPLINRAIGGDLYAPGSVFKVVTATAMLENGYQPNDLIDAPTEYTPPGTTHAINNPGELACGDGSGQATLLQSLRQSCNTPFAIAAVDLGEDTVREQAEAFGFGQSLSIPMTVTPSQFPDTATQAELAQSAFGQFDVRVTPMQMAMVASAIANDGSLMKPYLVDRTLSADLGVLSVTNPEEYSVAMSENTAQLMTDMMVDVVANGTGYRAQIQGVEVAGKTGTAEISTTIPPHAWFIGFAPADNPEVAIAVVVENGGYQGFGTDGGSLAAPMAQSVMLAALSD; from the coding sequence ATGAATCAACCCATCCGACGAATAGCCACGCTCACGTGCCTCATGTTCCTTGCACTGCTCGTGTCCGTGACCATGATTCAGTTCGTTCGCGCTCCCGAGCTCAACGCTGACGCCCGCAACTCCCGCACGATCTATGAGGAGTACGGCCGCGAACGAGGCCCGATCATCGTGGCTGATCAACCCGTCGTCACGTCCGAACCGGTCGACAATCTCTACAACTTCCTGCGCACATACCAGCAGGGGGAGCTGTACGCCCATTCGACCGGCTACTTCTCGGTCGCCTTCAACTCCATCACCGGGGTCGAACGTTACGAGAACAGCGTCCTCGGCGGGTCCTCCCAGTCCCTCGCACTCCAGCGGCTGAAGGACCTCATCACGGGCAACGCCCAACGCGGCGGGGGCGTCGAGCTCACTCTCGATCCTGACGTCCAGCAGGCCGCTGTTGACGCCCTGAACGGGCAGCGCGGCTCAATCGTCGTCCTCGAACCCGACACCGGCCGCATCCTTGCCATGGTGTCGATCCCGAGCTACGATCCGAACCTCCTCGCAACCCACGACGCCGAGGCCGCACGAGCGAACTACGATGCACTGGTCGCGGACGAGACTCAACCCCTCATCAATCGCGCAATCGGCGGGGATCTCTACGCCCCAGGGTCGGTCTTCAAGGTTGTCACAGCGACGGCGATGCTGGAGAACGGCTATCAGCCAAACGATCTCATCGACGCACCGACGGAATACACTCCGCCGGGTACGACTCACGCGATCAACAACCCTGGCGAACTCGCCTGTGGGGACGGATCCGGGCAGGCGACGCTCCTTCAGTCCCTCCGCCAGTCCTGCAACACTCCGTTTGCGATCGCGGCAGTCGACTTGGGCGAAGACACGGTCCGGGAGCAGGCGGAAGCCTTCGGCTTCGGCCAGTCACTCTCTATCCCGATGACTGTCACTCCGTCACAGTTCCCCGACACTGCGACGCAGGCCGAGCTTGCGCAGAGTGCGTTCGGACAGTTCGATGTTCGTGTGACTCCGATGCAGATGGCGATGGTCGCCTCCGCCATCGCCAATGACGGGTCACTCATGAAGCCCTACCTTGTGGATCGGACCCTGTCTGCCGACCTTGGTGTCCTCAGCGTGACGAATCCCGAGGAGTACTCGGTTGCCATGAGCGAGAACACTGCGCAGCTGATGACGGACATGATGGTCGATGTCGTGGCGAACGGGACTGGTTATCGGGCACAAATCCAGGGTGTCGAGGTTGCCGGCAAGACGGGTACCGCAGAGATATCGACGACAATCCCCCCACATGCCTGGTTTATCGGGTTCGCTCCGGCCGATAATCCTGAGGTGGCGATCGCGGTCGTCGTGGAAAACGGCGGCTACCAGGGTTTTGGTACTGACGGCGGGTCTCTCGCCGCCCCCATGGCGCAGTCGGTCATGCTGGCCGCGCTATCGGATTAG
- a CDS encoding YccF domain-containing protein: MSFLLNAIWLFFGGFVLFLEYIVIGVLAIIFIITIPAGIACFRIAGFVLWPFGRVVVERPDAGTASTIMNVIWFLLPGWVLALGHLTTAVVQALTIIGIPLAIANIKMIPITCFPFGKDVMSKREAEMRRVHILAAGPATP, translated from the coding sequence ATGAGTTTCTTGCTCAACGCGATTTGGCTCTTCTTCGGGGGATTCGTGCTCTTCCTCGAATATATCGTCATCGGCGTACTCGCCATCATCTTCATCATCACGATCCCCGCAGGCATTGCCTGCTTCCGCATCGCCGGATTCGTCCTGTGGCCCTTCGGCCGAGTCGTCGTCGAACGGCCCGACGCCGGAACAGCCAGCACGATCATGAACGTGATCTGGTTCCTGCTCCCGGGATGGGTGCTGGCTCTCGGACACCTGACGACCGCCGTCGTCCAGGCACTCACCATCATCGGGATCCCGCTCGCGATCGCCAACATCAAGATGATCCCCATCACCTGCTTCCCGTTCGGGAAGGACGTCATGTCGAAGCGCGAAGCCGAGATGAGACGGGTCCACATCCTCGCGGCAGGCCCCGCCACACCCTAG
- a CDS encoding FhaA domain-containing protein, which produces MGAFGKFERGIENAVNSVFSRAFKSEVKPVEIASALNRAMDEGAAVYSRSRTISPNEFGVLLSVDDFAKIDQWGKEAIEEELIDHAVTYATSQGYTFLGPLRISFESDEEAGTGTVRVTSQTVRGAVAPVTNSVPSPANPIIDVQGQRYLLTGPVTIIGRGSDADVVVDDTGVSRHHLELRVTPRGVIATDLGSTNGSFVEGHRISAATLVDGNTVTIGRTRIMFWTSPENYA; this is translated from the coding sequence GTGGGAGCTTTCGGCAAGTTCGAGCGCGGCATTGAAAATGCCGTGAACTCCGTCTTCAGTCGCGCCTTCAAGTCTGAGGTGAAGCCCGTCGAGATCGCGTCGGCGCTCAACCGTGCAATGGACGAGGGGGCGGCTGTCTATTCGCGTTCGCGCACGATCTCCCCGAACGAATTCGGCGTGCTCCTCTCGGTTGATGATTTCGCCAAGATCGACCAGTGGGGCAAAGAGGCGATCGAGGAAGAGCTCATCGACCACGCCGTCACTTATGCCACCTCGCAGGGTTATACCTTCCTCGGTCCCTTGAGAATTTCGTTCGAATCAGATGAGGAGGCGGGCACCGGAACCGTCCGGGTCACCTCTCAAACCGTACGAGGAGCTGTTGCACCCGTGACCAATTCTGTTCCTTCTCCCGCAAACCCGATCATCGACGTCCAGGGCCAGCGCTATCTGCTCACAGGCCCCGTGACCATCATCGGGCGCGGATCCGACGCTGACGTCGTCGTGGACGATACCGGGGTTTCGCGTCACCACCTCGAGCTTCGGGTAACACCGAGGGGCGTGATCGCCACCGATCTCGGATCGACCAATGGGTCATTCGTCGAGGGCCATCGCATCAGCGCCGCAACGCTCGTCGACGGCAACACGGTGACGATCGGGCGAACCCGGATCATGTTCTGGACGAGCCCGGAGAACTACGCATGA
- a CDS encoding PP2C family protein-serine/threonine phosphatase: MSVHLRFAARSDIGAVRRNNQDAGYAGPHLLVMADGMGGAAGGDTASSVTVSMLAALDDIHRAEDLLPLLRDAVTGAHDELVDMAERDRSLKGMGTTCIAILRSGNKLAMVHIGDSRAYLLRGDSLIQVTKDHTLVQYLVDHGQITPEEAENHPKKNVIMRALGDTEGEVELDESVREAVVGDRWLLCSDGLFGVVSNETIAHTMMHYQNLDKCADRLIELALAGGAPDNVTVVLADVLDDRDVTAATAPSTSPVVVGSAASLFHDGASNHLERTAVRSDADEPAAAVKRKWPARVAVIFGLLLLVGGGLFGGWFWTQSQYYVYAADGNVGIYRGVPQSVGPFDLSHLEERSAIRIDDLTDTAQRRLREPVTLSSRADAEQFVAELEERFLKDVTDEPTTEPTTEPASPSEDPTPPTQSGSGSQPGETP; the protein is encoded by the coding sequence ATGTCTGTTCACCTCCGTTTCGCTGCACGATCCGACATCGGTGCAGTTCGCAGGAACAACCAGGATGCTGGTTACGCCGGGCCGCACCTGCTCGTCATGGCGGACGGCATGGGCGGGGCGGCGGGCGGCGACACTGCCTCGAGTGTGACGGTGTCGATGCTGGCAGCACTCGACGATATCCATCGGGCCGAAGATCTCCTTCCGTTGCTGCGCGACGCAGTGACCGGCGCTCATGACGAACTTGTCGACATGGCGGAGCGCGATAGAAGCCTCAAGGGCATGGGAACCACCTGCATCGCCATTCTCCGATCCGGCAACAAGCTCGCCATGGTCCACATCGGCGATTCCCGCGCATATCTCCTTCGCGGCGATTCCCTCATCCAGGTCACCAAGGATCACACTCTCGTCCAATATCTCGTCGACCACGGGCAGATCACTCCTGAGGAGGCAGAGAATCACCCGAAGAAGAACGTGATCATGCGCGCTCTGGGCGACACGGAAGGGGAGGTCGAGCTCGACGAATCCGTGCGGGAAGCCGTGGTCGGTGATCGTTGGCTGCTCTGCTCCGATGGTCTCTTCGGGGTTGTCTCGAACGAGACGATCGCGCACACCATGATGCACTACCAGAACCTCGACAAGTGCGCTGACCGTTTGATTGAACTTGCGCTAGCAGGAGGGGCACCCGACAACGTGACCGTTGTTCTTGCCGATGTCCTCGACGACCGTGATGTCACGGCCGCTACCGCGCCCTCCACCTCGCCCGTTGTCGTGGGCTCGGCCGCCTCACTCTTCCACGATGGAGCGTCGAATCATCTCGAACGCACAGCCGTTCGCAGCGATGCGGACGAGCCGGCTGCTGCCGTCAAGAGGAAGTGGCCTGCCCGTGTCGCGGTCATCTTCGGTCTGCTCCTCCTCGTCGGCGGGGGCCTGTTCGGCGGATGGTTCTGGACGCAATCCCAGTATTACGTGTACGCCGCAGACGGCAATGTCGGGATCTACCGGGGAGTGCCGCAATCCGTGGGACCGTTCGATCTATCCCACCTGGAAGAGCGCTCCGCGATTCGCATCGACGACCTGACCGACACTGCGCAGCGTCGACTGCGCGAACCTGTCACGCTGTCATCACGAGCCGATGCAGAGCAGTTTGTCGCCGAGCTCGAGGAGCGCTTCCTCAAAGACGTGACAGACGAGCCCACGACCGAGCCCACGACCGAGCCGGCATCGCCGTCGGAGGATCCGACTCCACCGACGCAGAGCGGCAGCGGCAGCCAGCCTGGGGAGACACCGTGA
- a CDS encoding FtsW/RodA/SpoVE family cell cycle protein, producing MTAAPRAASPGRLPEFLLTVIAVLIGVGAYALVNLGAEGSLPGNFVIISAGALGVALTAHLLIRWAAPYADPVILPSALALNGLGIAVIDRLDIAKNTSHASSQAVFTLLGLTVAVLTVVVLRDHRILRRFTYTSLVIGALLLLLPLIPGLGREIYGARIWINIAGFSFQPAELAKIFLAVFFAGYLVVNRDNLALAGPKFLRLQLPQLRHLAPILLAWAVCIAVLIFQKDLGTSILFFGLFVSMLYVATDRLSWMIIGGLLALGGGFVAFQAFPHVTARFTVWLNAMDPDVYNAPFGSYQVVQSNFGMASGGLFGAGLGQGYPGIVPQANSDFIISSIGEELGMIGVFAVLSLYLVIVVRGLRSAAYVRDGFGKLLASGLSFVIALQVFVVVGGVTRLIPLTGLTLPLVALGGSSLLCNWIVIGLLLRVSNAAREPQIRSSEPLPPAWEYDGGGEPPHDLTPRSPSSPADRQETQAVQLP from the coding sequence GTGACGGCGGCTCCCCGCGCGGCCAGTCCGGGACGTCTCCCGGAGTTCCTCCTGACCGTGATCGCGGTCCTCATCGGGGTGGGCGCATACGCGCTCGTCAACCTCGGCGCCGAGGGAAGCCTGCCTGGCAACTTCGTCATCATCTCGGCTGGGGCGCTTGGTGTCGCTCTGACCGCCCATCTCCTCATACGCTGGGCGGCGCCCTATGCCGACCCGGTTATCCTTCCCTCAGCGCTAGCGCTCAATGGGCTTGGCATCGCCGTCATCGACCGTCTCGACATTGCCAAGAACACGTCTCACGCGAGTTCACAGGCTGTCTTCACCCTTCTTGGACTGACGGTTGCTGTCCTCACCGTCGTCGTTCTGCGCGACCACCGGATTCTGCGCCGTTTCACCTACACGTCACTCGTCATCGGTGCCCTGCTGCTCCTCCTTCCGCTGATTCCCGGCTTGGGTCGAGAGATCTACGGCGCACGGATCTGGATCAACATCGCTGGCTTCTCGTTCCAGCCTGCCGAGCTGGCGAAGATCTTCCTCGCCGTCTTCTTCGCCGGTTACCTCGTCGTGAACCGAGACAATCTTGCTCTTGCGGGCCCAAAGTTTCTTCGACTCCAACTCCCCCAGCTCCGCCACCTGGCCCCTATCCTGCTCGCGTGGGCCGTCTGCATCGCCGTCCTCATCTTCCAGAAGGATCTCGGCACCTCGATCCTGTTCTTCGGGCTCTTCGTGTCGATGCTCTACGTCGCGACCGACCGTCTGTCGTGGATGATCATCGGCGGGCTCCTCGCCCTCGGCGGCGGATTCGTCGCATTCCAGGCCTTCCCGCATGTGACTGCCCGTTTCACCGTGTGGCTGAACGCAATGGACCCGGACGTGTACAACGCACCTTTCGGCTCTTACCAGGTCGTCCAGAGCAACTTCGGCATGGCATCCGGCGGCCTGTTCGGCGCCGGTCTCGGCCAGGGCTATCCAGGCATCGTCCCCCAGGCAAATTCAGACTTCATCATCTCCAGCATCGGCGAGGAGCTGGGAATGATAGGCGTCTTCGCCGTCCTCTCCCTCTATCTGGTCATCGTTGTGCGGGGCTTGCGCAGCGCCGCCTACGTCCGGGATGGTTTCGGGAAGCTTCTCGCGTCCGGCCTGTCGTTCGTCATTGCTCTTCAAGTGTTCGTCGTGGTCGGAGGCGTGACTCGTCTGATCCCGCTGACCGGCCTCACGCTTCCGCTCGTCGCACTCGGTGGGTCCTCCCTGCTGTGCAACTGGATCGTCATCGGTCTGCTGTTGCGCGTCTCGAATGCTGCCCGCGAACCGCAGATCAGGTCGTCCGAGCCGCTGCCGCCCGCCTGGGAGTACGACGGCGGCGGCGAGCCCCCTCATGATCTGACTCCGCGCAGCCCTTCGTCCCCAGCCGATCGACAGGAGACTCAGGCGGTGCAGCTGCCATGA
- a CDS encoding FHA domain-containing protein FhaB/FipA: protein MSDLVLTVLQLGFLVLLWVFVLSIMSTLRKDIYGVRIPRRPRPISPTASAGSRKSPSPKPRGVTPTKILVTGGPLAGTTVPLGNSSVIVGRSPDSALVLNDSYSSARHARFFVSEGQWFVEDLQSTNGTFVHGQPIDHPMPVKAGDSVTIGQTTFTLQS from the coding sequence ATGAGCGACCTGGTCCTGACAGTTCTCCAGCTGGGCTTCCTCGTCCTGCTGTGGGTCTTTGTCTTGTCGATCATGTCAACCCTGCGAAAGGACATCTACGGGGTTCGAATCCCCCGCCGGCCTCGTCCCATTTCTCCTACTGCCTCTGCTGGTTCCAGGAAGTCACCGTCGCCGAAGCCGAGAGGCGTTACCCCGACGAAGATCCTGGTGACCGGCGGGCCTCTTGCGGGGACGACGGTCCCGCTGGGGAACTCCTCCGTGATCGTGGGACGCTCCCCTGATTCAGCGCTCGTTCTCAACGACTCCTACTCATCCGCCAGGCACGCTCGATTCTTCGTGTCGGAAGGCCAGTGGTTTGTCGAAGACCTCCAGTCGACCAACGGCACGTTCGTCCATGGCCAACCGATCGACCACCCTATGCCCGTGAAGGCCGGTGACTCGGTCACGATCGGCCAGACGACCTTCACGCTGCAGAGTTAG
- a CDS encoding anthranilate synthase component II, whose protein sequence is MSTILVIDNYDSFVYTIADYLQQLGATVDIVRNDQVEAEDAEDYDGVLISPGPGAPADAGVSIDMIRYCAETKKPVLGVCLGHQALAEVFGGVVSHSPELMHGKTSHIHHDGTGVFESLPSPLEVTRYHSLAIENGTNPDELEVTASVLSARGEVIMAVQHCSLPLWGVQFHPESILTQGGHRMLANWLAITGDDRAVSRSAGLAPLIQRG, encoded by the coding sequence ATGAGCACCATTCTTGTCATCGATAACTACGACTCGTTCGTCTACACCATTGCCGACTATCTCCAGCAGCTCGGAGCGACCGTCGACATCGTCCGCAACGACCAGGTCGAAGCAGAAGACGCGGAAGACTACGATGGTGTCCTCATATCGCCCGGCCCGGGCGCGCCGGCGGATGCCGGCGTCTCGATCGACATGATCCGCTACTGCGCGGAAACGAAGAAACCCGTTCTCGGCGTATGCCTGGGACACCAGGCGCTCGCGGAGGTCTTCGGGGGCGTCGTCTCACATTCCCCGGAACTGATGCACGGCAAGACGTCACACATCCACCACGACGGGACCGGCGTGTTCGAGTCGCTTCCCAGTCCGCTCGAGGTCACCCGCTATCATTCGCTGGCGATCGAGAACGGTACCAACCCGGACGAACTCGAGGTGACGGCGAGCGTTCTCTCGGCCCGCGGCGAGGTCATCATGGCGGTCCAGCATTGTTCGCTTCCCCTGTGGGGGGTCCAGTTCCATCCCGAATCCATCCTCACGCAGGGCGGACACCGCATGCTCGCCAACTGGTTGGCGATAACCGGTGATGATCGGGCAGTATCGCGCTCTGCCGGCCTAGCGCCCTTGATTCAGCGCGGCTAG
- a CDS encoding cell division protein CrgA yields MPESRRRKAAVQKKRAQRELEIEKNREPQSSPRWWAPLMVGLMVLGLIVVVTAYVTGGNWPIPFENGNYNLFVGFGVMIVGFLMTLGWK; encoded by the coding sequence ATGCCCGAGTCCAGGCGTCGCAAGGCCGCAGTCCAGAAGAAGCGCGCGCAGCGCGAGCTTGAGATCGAGAAGAATCGCGAGCCGCAGTCATCGCCGCGATGGTGGGCACCGCTCATGGTCGGACTCATGGTCCTCGGCCTCATCGTTGTCGTGACGGCCTACGTGACGGGCGGCAACTGGCCGATCCCGTTCGAGAACGGCAACTACAATCTCTTCGTCGGTTTCGGTGTCATGATCGTCGGTTTCCTCATGACACTCGGCTGGAAGTAG
- a CDS encoding class E sortase produces the protein MRRHAKAKPSAFSRVLGVTGELLITAGVVVLLFILWQVWWTDIIAGREQARLVGNFYDEVADSGDGIGTEHRDDPPVVDVDSIRPTIGTNNIWAILHVPAFGDDYQVGIAEGVDLRTILDQGSLGHYPETQLPGEPGNFALAGHRQTYGAPLWAQPDLEIGAPLIVETADNFYVYRVTEHEIVAPSAVEVLAPVPGDPGAAADGHYLTLTTCHPPFVSNQRWITYAELDYWMPRSEGVPKEL, from the coding sequence ATGCGCCGACACGCCAAGGCCAAACCGTCAGCCTTCTCGAGAGTACTCGGTGTGACCGGTGAACTTCTCATCACCGCCGGCGTCGTCGTCCTCCTCTTCATTCTCTGGCAGGTCTGGTGGACCGACATCATTGCCGGGCGGGAGCAGGCGCGGCTCGTCGGAAACTTCTATGACGAGGTCGCCGACAGCGGCGACGGCATCGGAACCGAGCATCGAGACGACCCTCCCGTGGTCGATGTGGACAGCATCAGACCCACCATCGGAACAAACAACATTTGGGCGATCCTCCACGTTCCCGCCTTCGGCGACGACTACCAGGTGGGCATCGCCGAAGGCGTCGACCTCAGGACCATCCTCGATCAGGGCAGCCTCGGCCACTACCCGGAGACCCAGCTCCCGGGAGAGCCCGGCAACTTCGCTCTCGCGGGACACCGACAGACTTACGGTGCGCCGCTGTGGGCCCAGCCCGACCTCGAGATCGGAGCTCCCCTGATCGTGGAGACAGCCGACAACTTCTATGTCTATCGCGTGACCGAGCACGAGATCGTGGCACCCAGCGCAGTCGAGGTACTCGCCCCAGTCCCGGGTGATCCTGGTGCCGCAGCAGACGGTCACTATCTCACGCTCACAACCTGTCACCCCCCATTCGTCTCCAACCAGAGATGGATCACGTACGCAGAACTCGACTATTGGATGCCCCGCTCCGAGGGCGTCCCGAAGGAGCTGTGA
- the pknB gene encoding Stk1 family PASTA domain-containing Ser/Thr kinase: MVDQLPRMLADRYEVGRLIGRGGMAQVYIAYDTRLSRTVAIKILRSDMATDDTFLARFRREAQSSAALNHPSIVAVYDTGEEDIQTNQGTITLPFIVMEYVNGQTVRDLLADGDPIPIDEAAHVAAGVLSALEYSHREGIIHRDIKPGNIMLTPDGSVKVMDFGIARALADAHSTVTQTNTVVGTAQYLSPEQARGEVVDTRSDLYSAGCLLYEMLTGKPPFTGDSAVSVAYQHVSEVPAPPSSVTADIPDNIDRVVLKALSKTREDRYQSAAEFRADLLSAVRGQAVGAPATTAYAVPAAAATAVLGAAAPGSIPTAASAHTGNYPPYETGQLPAQQQKSNNGWLWAVIVLLLAVLGFVAFQVFGNDDPPEEPTPSIELVQIPNLEGMNQQEVRNALAEQDLDMTIAEPVESDEIDAGLFVSANPPVGSQVEKGSSVEVTFSAGVGEATVPDVTGLSVEAARRAIEDEGLIWGTTTTVDNNPTYDEGEVVSSDPAPNSRVPRQTVVNVEVSSGRVTVPNLLTLNVDIATAELDARGLSYRIEPQETADATPDTVIGQDYREGSIVTTGTQITITIAKAPPVTEEPTTEPPATPTPTPTPTPEPSDEPSESPSP; encoded by the coding sequence ATGGTGGACCAACTACCCCGAATGCTGGCAGACCGTTACGAGGTCGGTCGGCTCATCGGGCGCGGCGGCATGGCTCAGGTGTACATCGCTTACGACACCCGTCTTTCGCGCACCGTAGCCATCAAGATCCTGCGATCCGACATGGCAACCGATGACACGTTCCTCGCCAGGTTCCGTCGCGAAGCCCAATCGTCGGCGGCTCTCAATCATCCGTCGATCGTCGCCGTCTACGACACGGGTGAAGAAGACATCCAGACGAACCAGGGCACGATCACGCTCCCGTTTATCGTCATGGAGTACGTGAACGGTCAGACGGTTCGCGACCTGCTGGCCGACGGTGACCCGATTCCGATCGACGAGGCCGCACATGTCGCGGCCGGCGTGCTCTCAGCACTCGAGTATTCTCATCGCGAAGGCATCATTCATCGCGACATCAAGCCGGGCAACATCATGCTCACCCCAGACGGTTCGGTCAAGGTCATGGACTTCGGCATTGCGCGCGCTCTCGCTGACGCACATTCCACGGTCACCCAGACGAACACGGTGGTGGGTACGGCTCAATACCTATCGCCGGAGCAGGCCCGGGGCGAAGTCGTCGATACTCGTTCTGATCTCTACTCGGCGGGATGCTTGCTGTACGAGATGTTGACGGGCAAGCCCCCCTTTACCGGCGATAGCGCCGTTTCGGTTGCCTATCAGCACGTGTCGGAGGTTCCCGCGCCGCCTTCCTCTGTCACTGCAGACATTCCTGACAACATCGACCGTGTCGTGCTCAAGGCTCTCTCGAAGACCCGGGAGGATCGTTATCAGAGTGCCGCTGAGTTCCGTGCTGATCTGCTGTCCGCGGTCCGCGGGCAGGCGGTGGGTGCTCCAGCGACAACTGCCTATGCGGTGCCTGCCGCGGCGGCCACGGCTGTCTTGGGGGCCGCCGCCCCCGGCTCCATCCCGACAGCGGCGTCTGCTCACACAGGCAATTACCCCCCGTATGAGACGGGCCAACTGCCCGCCCAGCAGCAGAAGTCGAACAATGGGTGGCTGTGGGCAGTCATTGTTCTTCTCCTTGCGGTGCTCGGTTTTGTGGCTTTCCAGGTCTTCGGCAACGATGATCCTCCCGAGGAGCCGACGCCGAGCATTGAGCTCGTCCAAATCCCCAACCTTGAGGGCATGAACCAACAGGAAGTCCGCAATGCTCTAGCGGAGCAGGACTTGGACATGACGATCGCGGAACCCGTCGAATCCGACGAGATCGACGCAGGGTTGTTCGTGTCTGCGAATCCCCCGGTGGGTTCTCAGGTTGAGAAGGGCTCGAGCGTTGAGGTGACGTTCTCGGCAGGGGTCGGGGAGGCCACCGTTCCCGACGTGACAGGGCTCAGTGTGGAGGCCGCCCGTCGCGCCATCGAAGACGAGGGGCTGATCTGGGGAACGACGACGACGGTCGACAACAACCCGACCTACGACGAGGGCGAAGTCGTCTCCTCGGATCCTGCGCCGAACTCCCGGGTGCCGCGACAGACGGTGGTCAACGTCGAGGTCTCCTCGGGCCGAGTCACGGTCCCCAACCTTTTGACCCTCAATGTCGACATCGCGACTGCCGAGCTGGATGCTCGGGGCCTGAGCTATCGGATCGAGCCGCAGGAGACAGCGGATGCTACTCCGGACACGGTGATCGGACAGGATTATCGTGAGGGGTCGATCGTCACGACCGGCACTCAGATCACGATCACGATTGCGAAGGCTCCCCCGGTGACCGAGGAGCCCACGACAGAGCCTCCCGCGACACCCACGCCGACGCCGACCCCGACTCCCGAACCATCGGACGAGCCGTCGGAGTCGCCGTCACCGTAG